From one Perca flavescens isolate YP-PL-M2 chromosome 19, PFLA_1.0, whole genome shotgun sequence genomic stretch:
- the pcdh7b gene encoding protocadherin-7b isoform X3: MRTTGAVDYLYYCMLILQLVHQPAAKQVLRYRLAEEGPADVRVGNVAGDLGIVAGSGEVTFTLESGSDFLKIDNITGELTTNERRIDREKLQQCQMIFDENECFIDFEVSVIGPAQSWVDLFEGKVIILDINDNTPSFPSPVLTLSVEENRPIGTLYLLPTATDRDFGRNGIERYELIQDNGENSRRLGSSGDSFSGKRRFEEGASRSSVFELQVADTTDGEKQPQLIIKGALDREQRDSYELTLRVRDGGDPPRSSQAILRVMITDVNDNSPRFEKSVYEADLPENSSPGAPILQLKAADADVGVNGQIEYVFGAATESVRRLLRLDESTGWLSVLHRIDREEVSQLRFTVMARDRGQPPKMDKATVVLNIKDENDNVPAIEIRKIGRIFLKDGIANVAEDVVVDTPIALVQVSDRDQGENGIVTCTVVGDVPFQLKPASEMEGEQNKKKYFLHTSATLDYEATQEYNVVIVAVDSGSPSLASNNSLIVKVGDTNDNPPIFSQNVVEVSFPESNAPGERVTTVAAIDADSGKNAEIAYSLDSSVNGIFSIDADSGDIRVNTILDREQTERYEFKVIAKDKGINTLQGSATVVVLVADKNDNDPKFMQDVFTFYIKENLEPNSPVGMVTVIDADKGQNAEMSLFIEEEEDIFSIENDTGTIFSTLSFDREQKTTYTFRVKAVDGGDPPRSATATVSLLIMDDNDNAPTVTFPINSSYTLLPPSSNIRTVVRTVIATDADTGINADLNYSIIGGNPFKLFEIDGGTGVISLVGKLEQKHYGLHRLVVQVNDKGQPSQSTTTLVHVYVNETLSNSTVVDTQVAKSLSTSLNTNIAGDPNYDLSKQRLSIVIGVVSGIMTVILIILVVVMARYCRPKNKNGYEAGKKDHEDFFTPQQHDKSKKPKKDKKKQKSKQPLYSSIVTVEASKPNGQRYDGVNEKLSDSPGMGRYRSVNGGPGSPDLARHYKSSSPLPTVQLHPQSPTAGKKHQAVQDLPPANTFVGTGDNISLGSDHCSEYSSQTINKYNKQTPGPCLM, translated from the coding sequence ATGAGGACTACTGGCGCAGTGGACTATTTGTACTATTGCATGCTCATCCTGCAGCTTGTGCATCAGCCCGCTGCCAAGCAAGTGCTCCGGTACCGTTTGGCTGAGGAGGGACCCGCCGATGTCAGAGTAGGGAACGTAGCCGGCGACCTGGGCATTGTTGCCGGGTCCGGCGAGGTGACATTCACGCTAGAGTCAGGCTCTGATTTTTTAAAAATAGACAACATAACAGGTGAGCTCACCACCAATGAGAGGCGCATAGACCGTGAAAAATTACAGCAGTGCCAAATGATATTTGATGAAAATGAGTGTTTTATAGATTTTGAGGTGTCAGTGATTGGACCAGCTCAAAGCTGGGTTGACCTCTTTGAGGGAAAAGTAATCATATTAGATATAAATGATAACACCCCCTCTTTCCCTTCCCCTGTCCTGACACTGTCTGTGGAGGAAAACAGACCCATTGGAACGCTTTATCTGCTGCCCACAGCCACAGACAGAGATTTTGGCAGAAATGGAATAGAGCGATATGAGCTTATCCAGGACAATGGGGAAAACTCAAGGCGCTTGGGCTCTTCCGGGGATTCATTCTCGGGGAAGAGGAGATTTGAGGAAGGCGCAAGCAGGAGCAGCGTCTTTGAACTGCAAGTTGCTGACACTACTGATGGAGAGAAGCAGCCTCAACTCATCATTAAAGGGGCCCTTGATAGGGAACAGAGAGACTCCTATGAGCTAACACTGCGTGTTAGGGACGGAGGTGATCCCCCACGCTCCTCCCAGGCCATTCTTAGGGTGATGATCACTGATGTGAATGACAACAGCCCTCGATTTGAGAAGAGTGTGTATGAAGCTGACCTACCAGAAAACAGCTCCCCTGGTGCCCCCATACTGCAGCTCAAAGCGGCTGATGCAGACGTGGGGGTTAATGGTCAAATAGAGTATGTGTTTGGGGCAGCCACAGAGTCAGTAAGGAGGCTGCTGAGGTTGGATGAAAGCACAGGGTGGCTGAGTGTGTTGCACCGCATCGACCGTGAAGAAGTGAGCCAACTTAGGTTCACAGTAATGGCCCGTGACCGGGGCCAGCCACCGAAAATGGACAAGGCCACTGTGGTGTTGAACATCAAGGATGAGAATGACAACGTTCCTGCTATAGAGATAAGGAAAATTGGACGCATTTTCTTAAAAGATGGCATAGCCAACGTGGCTGAGGATGTGGTGGTGGACACACCCATTGCCTTAGTTCAGGTGTCAGACCGTGACCAGGGGGAAAACGGCATTGTGACCTGCACAGTGGTAGGGGATGTTCCCTTTCAGCTCAAACCAGCCAGCGAGATGGAGGGTGAgcagaataaaaagaaatatttccTCCACACGTCCGCGACGCTGGACTATGAGGCCACACAGGAATACAATGTGGTCATAGTGGCTGTGGACTCTGGAAGCCCCAGTCTGGCAAGTAATAACTCTCTTATCGTCAAAGTGGGTGACACTAACGACAACCCTCCTATCTTCAGCCAGAATGTAGTAGAGGTGTCGTTTCCAGAAAGCAATGCCCCTGGCGAACGGGTGACAACAGTGGCAGCCATTGACGCAGATAGTGGGAAGAATGCTGAAATAGCCTATTCCCTAGACTCATCAGTAAATGGGATTTTCTCTATCGACGCAGACAGTGGAGACATCCGAGTAAACACCATTCTGGATAGAGAGCAAACGGAGCGCTACGAATTCAAAGTGATAGCCAAAGATAAAGGCATAAACACTCTACAGGGCTCAGCAACAGTGGTTGTACTTGTGGCAGACAAAAACGACAATGATCCAAAGTTCATGCAGGATGTGTTCACTTTCTATATTAAAGAGAACCTTGAGCCAAACAGCCCAGTCGGCATGGTCACAGTCATTGATGCAGATAAAGGCCAGAATGCAGAGATGAGTCTTTTcattgaggaagaggaggacatCTTTTCTATTGAGAATGACACAGGGACTATTTTCTCCACTCTGTCGTTTGACCGAGAGCAAAAAACCACATACACATTCCGTGTCAAGGCTGTGGACGGTGGTGATCCACCCAGATCCGCCACCGCCACAGTTTCCCTCTTAATAATGGATGATAATGACAATGCACCAACAGTCACTTTCCCAATAAACAGCTCCTACAcccttcttcctccctccaGTAACATCAGAACAGTAGTCAGAACTGTCATAGCCACTGACGCCGACACTGGCATCAACGCCGACTTGAACTACAGCATCATTGGGGGAAACCCCTTCAAGCTGTTTGAGATTGATGGGGGCACTGGGGTCATTTCACTGGTGGGGAAGTTGGAGCAGAAGCACTATGGCCTCCACAGACTAGTGGTCCAGGTAAACGACAAGGGTCAGCCTTCACAGAGCACCACAACACTAGTTCATGTGTATGTCAACGAGACACTTTCCAATTCCACAGTTGTGGACACCCAGGTGGCTAAGAGCCTGAGCACATCTCTGAACACCAACATTGCCGGTGACCCCAACTATGATCTAAGCAAACAGCGGCTAAGCATTGTCATTGGAGTAGTTTCCGGCATCATGACGGTTATCCTCATAATTCTAGTCGTCGTCATGGCCCGTTACTGCCGTCCCAAGAATAAGAACGGCTACGAGGCTGGCAAGAAGGATCACGAAGACTTCTTCACGCCACAGCAGCATGATAAGTCCAAGAAGCCCAAAAAAGATAAGAAGAAACAGAAGTCCAAACAGCCACTCTATAGCAGTATTGTCACCGTAGAGGCCTCCAAACCCAACGGGCAGCGCTACGATGGCGTCAACGAGAAGCTGTCGGACAGTCCTGGCATGGGACGCTACCGATCGGTCAACGGAGGACCAGGGAGCCCAGATCTGGCCCGGCACTACAAGTCCAGTTCACCGCTCCCTACCGTCCAGCTTCACCCGCAGTCTCCGACAGCTGGAAAAAAGCACCAGGCAGTTCAGGACCTGCCCCCTGCCAACACCTTTGTTGGCACCGGAGATAACATTTCCCTTGGatctgaccactgctctgaatacAGCAGTCAAACTATCAACAAGTACAACAAACAG
- the pcdh7b gene encoding protocadherin-7b isoform X2, protein MRTTGAVDYLYYCMLILQLVHQPAAKQVLRYRLAEEGPADVRVGNVAGDLGIVAGSGEVTFTLESGSDFLKIDNITGELTTNERRIDREKLQQCQMIFDENECFIDFEVSVIGPAQSWVDLFEGKVIILDINDNTPSFPSPVLTLSVEENRPIGTLYLLPTATDRDFGRNGIERYELIQDNGENSRRLGSSGDSFSGKRRFEEGASRSSVFELQVADTTDGEKQPQLIIKGALDREQRDSYELTLRVRDGGDPPRSSQAILRVMITDVNDNSPRFEKSVYEADLPENSSPGAPILQLKAADADVGVNGQIEYVFGAATESVRRLLRLDESTGWLSVLHRIDREEVSQLRFTVMARDRGQPPKMDKATVVLNIKDENDNVPAIEIRKIGRIFLKDGIANVAEDVVVDTPIALVQVSDRDQGENGIVTCTVVGDVPFQLKPASEMEGEQNKKKYFLHTSATLDYEATQEYNVVIVAVDSGSPSLASNNSLIVKVGDTNDNPPIFSQNVVEVSFPESNAPGERVTTVAAIDADSGKNAEIAYSLDSSVNGIFSIDADSGDIRVNTILDREQTERYEFKVIAKDKGINTLQGSATVVVLVADKNDNDPKFMQDVFTFYIKENLEPNSPVGMVTVIDADKGQNAEMSLFIEEEEDIFSIENDTGTIFSTLSFDREQKTTYTFRVKAVDGGDPPRSATATVSLLIMDDNDNAPTVTFPINSSYTLLPPSSNIRTVVRTVIATDADTGINADLNYSIIGGNPFKLFEIDGGTGVISLVGKLEQKHYGLHRLVVQVNDKGQPSQSTTTLVHVYVNETLSNSTVVDTQVAKSLSTSLNTNIAGDPNYDLSKQRLSIVIGVVSGIMTVILIILVVVMARYCRPKNKNGYEAGKKDHEDFFTPQQHDKSKKPKKDKKKQKSKQPLYSSIVTVEASKPNGQRYDGVNEKLSDSPGMGRYRSVNGGPGSPDLARHYKSSSPLPTVQLHPQSPTAGKKHQAVQDLPPANTFVGTGDNISLGSDHCSEYSSQTINKYNKQPFRRVTFSVVSQPQDPHQQGSLQSCYDSGLDESETPSSKSSSGPRLGALPLPEDSYERTTPDGSVGEAEHMENGENEH, encoded by the coding sequence ATGAGGACTACTGGCGCAGTGGACTATTTGTACTATTGCATGCTCATCCTGCAGCTTGTGCATCAGCCCGCTGCCAAGCAAGTGCTCCGGTACCGTTTGGCTGAGGAGGGACCCGCCGATGTCAGAGTAGGGAACGTAGCCGGCGACCTGGGCATTGTTGCCGGGTCCGGCGAGGTGACATTCACGCTAGAGTCAGGCTCTGATTTTTTAAAAATAGACAACATAACAGGTGAGCTCACCACCAATGAGAGGCGCATAGACCGTGAAAAATTACAGCAGTGCCAAATGATATTTGATGAAAATGAGTGTTTTATAGATTTTGAGGTGTCAGTGATTGGACCAGCTCAAAGCTGGGTTGACCTCTTTGAGGGAAAAGTAATCATATTAGATATAAATGATAACACCCCCTCTTTCCCTTCCCCTGTCCTGACACTGTCTGTGGAGGAAAACAGACCCATTGGAACGCTTTATCTGCTGCCCACAGCCACAGACAGAGATTTTGGCAGAAATGGAATAGAGCGATATGAGCTTATCCAGGACAATGGGGAAAACTCAAGGCGCTTGGGCTCTTCCGGGGATTCATTCTCGGGGAAGAGGAGATTTGAGGAAGGCGCAAGCAGGAGCAGCGTCTTTGAACTGCAAGTTGCTGACACTACTGATGGAGAGAAGCAGCCTCAACTCATCATTAAAGGGGCCCTTGATAGGGAACAGAGAGACTCCTATGAGCTAACACTGCGTGTTAGGGACGGAGGTGATCCCCCACGCTCCTCCCAGGCCATTCTTAGGGTGATGATCACTGATGTGAATGACAACAGCCCTCGATTTGAGAAGAGTGTGTATGAAGCTGACCTACCAGAAAACAGCTCCCCTGGTGCCCCCATACTGCAGCTCAAAGCGGCTGATGCAGACGTGGGGGTTAATGGTCAAATAGAGTATGTGTTTGGGGCAGCCACAGAGTCAGTAAGGAGGCTGCTGAGGTTGGATGAAAGCACAGGGTGGCTGAGTGTGTTGCACCGCATCGACCGTGAAGAAGTGAGCCAACTTAGGTTCACAGTAATGGCCCGTGACCGGGGCCAGCCACCGAAAATGGACAAGGCCACTGTGGTGTTGAACATCAAGGATGAGAATGACAACGTTCCTGCTATAGAGATAAGGAAAATTGGACGCATTTTCTTAAAAGATGGCATAGCCAACGTGGCTGAGGATGTGGTGGTGGACACACCCATTGCCTTAGTTCAGGTGTCAGACCGTGACCAGGGGGAAAACGGCATTGTGACCTGCACAGTGGTAGGGGATGTTCCCTTTCAGCTCAAACCAGCCAGCGAGATGGAGGGTGAgcagaataaaaagaaatatttccTCCACACGTCCGCGACGCTGGACTATGAGGCCACACAGGAATACAATGTGGTCATAGTGGCTGTGGACTCTGGAAGCCCCAGTCTGGCAAGTAATAACTCTCTTATCGTCAAAGTGGGTGACACTAACGACAACCCTCCTATCTTCAGCCAGAATGTAGTAGAGGTGTCGTTTCCAGAAAGCAATGCCCCTGGCGAACGGGTGACAACAGTGGCAGCCATTGACGCAGATAGTGGGAAGAATGCTGAAATAGCCTATTCCCTAGACTCATCAGTAAATGGGATTTTCTCTATCGACGCAGACAGTGGAGACATCCGAGTAAACACCATTCTGGATAGAGAGCAAACGGAGCGCTACGAATTCAAAGTGATAGCCAAAGATAAAGGCATAAACACTCTACAGGGCTCAGCAACAGTGGTTGTACTTGTGGCAGACAAAAACGACAATGATCCAAAGTTCATGCAGGATGTGTTCACTTTCTATATTAAAGAGAACCTTGAGCCAAACAGCCCAGTCGGCATGGTCACAGTCATTGATGCAGATAAAGGCCAGAATGCAGAGATGAGTCTTTTcattgaggaagaggaggacatCTTTTCTATTGAGAATGACACAGGGACTATTTTCTCCACTCTGTCGTTTGACCGAGAGCAAAAAACCACATACACATTCCGTGTCAAGGCTGTGGACGGTGGTGATCCACCCAGATCCGCCACCGCCACAGTTTCCCTCTTAATAATGGATGATAATGACAATGCACCAACAGTCACTTTCCCAATAAACAGCTCCTACAcccttcttcctccctccaGTAACATCAGAACAGTAGTCAGAACTGTCATAGCCACTGACGCCGACACTGGCATCAACGCCGACTTGAACTACAGCATCATTGGGGGAAACCCCTTCAAGCTGTTTGAGATTGATGGGGGCACTGGGGTCATTTCACTGGTGGGGAAGTTGGAGCAGAAGCACTATGGCCTCCACAGACTAGTGGTCCAGGTAAACGACAAGGGTCAGCCTTCACAGAGCACCACAACACTAGTTCATGTGTATGTCAACGAGACACTTTCCAATTCCACAGTTGTGGACACCCAGGTGGCTAAGAGCCTGAGCACATCTCTGAACACCAACATTGCCGGTGACCCCAACTATGATCTAAGCAAACAGCGGCTAAGCATTGTCATTGGAGTAGTTTCCGGCATCATGACGGTTATCCTCATAATTCTAGTCGTCGTCATGGCCCGTTACTGCCGTCCCAAGAATAAGAACGGCTACGAGGCTGGCAAGAAGGATCACGAAGACTTCTTCACGCCACAGCAGCATGATAAGTCCAAGAAGCCCAAAAAAGATAAGAAGAAACAGAAGTCCAAACAGCCACTCTATAGCAGTATTGTCACCGTAGAGGCCTCCAAACCCAACGGGCAGCGCTACGATGGCGTCAACGAGAAGCTGTCGGACAGTCCTGGCATGGGACGCTACCGATCGGTCAACGGAGGACCAGGGAGCCCAGATCTGGCCCGGCACTACAAGTCCAGTTCACCGCTCCCTACCGTCCAGCTTCACCCGCAGTCTCCGACAGCTGGAAAAAAGCACCAGGCAGTTCAGGACCTGCCCCCTGCCAACACCTTTGTTGGCACCGGAGATAACATTTCCCTTGGatctgaccactgctctgaatacAGCAGTCAAACTATCAACAAGTACAACAAACAG